From the Leguminivora glycinivorella isolate SPB_JAAS2020 chromosome 15, LegGlyc_1.1, whole genome shotgun sequence genome, one window contains:
- the LOC125234261 gene encoding clavesin-1-like encodes MFKMFLEIAFEAELDTTEHPELAEMAREICQEHPETRASAVQELRDMIYERGECSPRRTDDEFLLRFLRQHRFVVRRAHRQLVRYCTFLEQYPELYRGVDLWGLARLGPAYEVCILDRPGVGRISILRFGAWDPDEHPGIFLVQVAFAMTEIWLRLPKLQVLGGTLIVDLENITMKHVAALTPTIAYQIVCLVGLALPCAPNSIHIINYNWLFHTFFFLFKRFIPKKAWKRIHFHRHDLQSLRDIIDPECLPIRYGGTCRHHATIGHWFNKIRQYRDEAFDREMKEYGWLIKE; translated from the exons ATGTTCAAGATGTTCTTAGAAATAGCCTTTGAGGCGGAACTGGACACAACGGAACACCCAGAACTCGCGGAAATGGCTCGTGAGATCTGCCAAGAGCATCCGGAGACCAGGGCATCAGCTGTCCAGGAGCTTAGGGATATGATTTACG AGCGTGGCGAGTGCTCGCCGCGTCGGACTGACGATGAGTTCCTGCTCCGGTTCCTGCGACAACACCGTTTCGTCGTACGGCGCGCGCATAGACAG TTGGTGCGGTACTGCACATTTCTCGAGCAGTATCCCGAGTTGTACAGAGGTGTGGACCTCTGGGGTCTGGCGCGATTGGGACCAGCGTACGAAGTCTGCATACTTGACCGCCCGGGCGTCGGCCGCATCTCCATACTTAGGTTTG GAGCCTGGGACCCCGACGAACATCCTGGAATCTTCTTAGTGCAGGTCGCCTTCGCCATGACAGAGATCTGGCTACGACTTCCCAAGTTACAG GTGTTAGGCGGAACGCTTATCGTCGACTTGGAGAACATAACCATGAAACACGTCGCCGCTCTCACGCCCACCATCGCTTACCAGATCGTGTGTTTGGTCGGG TTAGCGCTCCCCTGCGCCCCAAACTCAATCCACATCATCAACTACAACTGGCTCTTCCATACCTTCTTCTTCCTCTTCAAACGGTTCATCCCCAAGAAGGCCTGGAAGAGAATCCATTTCCACAGACACGATCTCCAGAGCCTCCGTGACATCATTGACCCCGAGTGTCTCCCGATTAGGTATGGGGGTACATGCAGGCATCATGCGACTATTGGACATTGGTTTAATAAGATCAGGCAGTACAGAGATGAAGCTTTCGATCGGGAGATGAAGGAGTATGGTTGGTTAATAAAGGAGTGA